Part of the Pseudomonas lijiangensis genome is shown below.
TGTTCCTGGCCGATCACCCGCTGACCGGTGGCTACCCGGTTATCGGCGTCGTCGCGCCTTACCACCTGGACCTGGCCGGTCAGATTCCGGTCAATTCCCGTATTCGCTTCAAGCCGCTGGGCGCCTTTGAGCCCGTGCGTCCTGCCCTTTCAGACGAGACAAAAAACCAATGAAAAAGGTTCTGATTGCCAACCGTGGCGAAATTGCCGTCCGTATCGCCCGAGCCTGCCGCGACTATGGCATTGCCTCGGTGGCGGTGTATGCCGATGCCGATATCGATGCGTTGCATGTGCGCCAGGCCGATGAAGCCTATGCGCTGAACGGCGAGCGCCCTTCCGACAGCTACCTGAATATCGAAAAGCTGCTGGCGGTAGCGTCCCGCGCCGGTGCCGACGCGATTCACCCCGGTTATGGCTTTCTCTCGGAACGCGCCGACTTTGCCCGCGCCGTGATCGATGCCGGTCTGACCTGGATCGGCCCGGACCCGAGCACCATCGACGCCCTGGGTGACAAGGTTCAGGCACGGCGCATTGCCCTGAAGGTTGGAGCCCCTCTGGTGGCCGGGACCGAAGATCCGGTGAAGGATGCCAGCGAAGTGGTTGCGTTTGCCGAGCAGCATGGACTGCCGATTGCCATCAAGGCAGCGTTCGGCGGTGGTGGTCGCGGCCTGAAAGTGGCCTGGAAACTCGAAGAAGTCAGCGAACTGTACGAGTCAGCAGTACGTGAAGCCGTCGCAGCCTTCGGCCGTGGCGAATGCTTTGTCGAGCGCTTCCTGGACCGCCCTCGCCATATCGAGGCGCAGATCATCGCCGACCGTCATGGCCGGGTCGTGGTGGTGGGCACTCGCGACTGCTCGCTGCAGCGCCGCAATCAGAAACTGATCGAAGAAGCACCGGCGCCTTATCTCGACGAGGCCTTGCGTCAGCGCATCCACGATTCGGCCCGCGACATCTGCGCCGAAGCCGGTTATGTCGGTGCAGGCACAGTGGAGTTCCTGCTCAGTGGCGATGGCACCTTGTCGTTCCTCGAGGTCAACACTCGCCTGCAGGTAGAGCATCCGGTGACCGAAGAAACCAGCGGCATCGATCTGGTGATCGAGCAGCTACGGGTTGCCGAAGGCCTGCCCCTGTCGTTCGAGGGTACGCCGACACCTCGCGGGCACAGCTTTGAATTCCGTATCAACGCCGAAGACGCAGGCAATGGCTTTTTGCCGACACCGGGTGCCATCGACCTGTTCCAGGCGCCGTCCGGTCCGGGGGTTCGACTGGACACGGGTGTGGTCGAAGGCTCGCGAGTGTCACCGAACTTCGATTCGATGATCGCCAAACTGATCGTCACAGGCGCCACCCGCGAGCAGGCCATTCGCCGTGCCCGCCGCGCCCTGGCCGAGTTCCGCGTGGACGGTGTGGCGACTGTACTGCCGTTCCATCGCGCCGTGATGGACCATGACGACTTCACCGCCGCCAATACGTTCGCCGTGCATACCCGCTGGATCGAGACTGACTTCGCCGAAAAAGTAACCATCGCTCCGCGCAGCGCTGCATCCGCCGACCCAGGCGTGCTGCGCACGTTCGTCGAGATCGACGGCAAGCGTCATGAGCTGGGTCTGCCTGCGGCACTTCTGCGTGGCGTCAGCCTGAACGCGGCAGACCCCGGCACTGAAAGCGTGGCAACTGCTCAAGCACATGACCCGCAAGCGATTGTCACTCCGGTCGCAGGCAATCTGCATGCCTGGGTTGTTGCCGATGGCGAGTCGGTCCAGGCCGGGCAAGTGATCGCCGTGATGGAAGCGATGAAGATGGAAACTTCGATTCTAGCGCCTTGTGCCGGTCAATTGCAGATTGCCGAACAGCCCGGCAGTTACTTTGAAGCCAAGTCCCGGATCGGGCGCATAGAAACAACGCTCTGACTTAATAGTTTCCTGCTGGCAAGTTACGCACAACCGGGTAATCACCTGGTTGCTGCGTGCTGCCCGCAGGAATGTTCCAGGCAACGTTGCACTCCCAATAAAAACAAAACGTATCGATTGAATCTGCCATCACTCGGAGCATAACAAACATGTCGATAAACAAGACTTTTGCACTTGTCAGTACTTGCGCGCTGTTTATTCCAATGACGGCCTCGGCGGACTTTATTGCCGATAGCAAAGCCAGTATCGATCTGCGCAACTTCTACTTTAACCGTGACTTCCGCAACGGGCCGCCCACCGCCCAGCGCGACTCGGCCCAGGAATGGGCGCAAGGGGCGATGCTGAAGTTCGAGTCGGGTTACACCGCTGGCACCCTGGGCCTGGGCATCGATGCCCTGGGCATGGTCGGCCTCAAGCTTGACGGCGGCGACGGCTCCGGTGGCACCGGCTTGCTGCCAGCCGACCTGAGTTCCAGAAACGGTCGTGGCTCACAGGATGAATACTCCAAACTGGAGCTGACGGCCAAGGCCAAGGTGTCCGAAACCGTGCTCAAGGTCGGCTCCCTGGCCTTCCGCACCCCGGTGGTATCGAGTAACGACACGCGCCTGCTGCCATCGACCTTCGAGGGCGCGATGCTGACCTCAAAGGATATCGACAAACTGGTCTTGCAAGGCGGCAAGCTGGAGCAGATCAAATTCAACAGCTCCTCGAACTATCAGGACTTCACCGGTAACCGCATCGGCGGTGTCAGTGATGATTTCAACTTTGCCGGCGGCACTTACAACTTCAGCAAAACCCTCAGCACCAGCCTGTATTACGGCAATCTGGAAAACGTCTATCGACAGTTCTTTGGTGGCGTGGTCTACGAGATTCCGCTGGCCACGCAACAGTCCCTGAAGTTTGACCTGCGCTATTCAAAAAGCACCGAAGACGGCAACTTCCGCAACCTCGATAACCGTGCGGCCAACGGTATGCTGTCTTACACACTGGGCTCAAACGTGTTCAGCGCCGCCTACCAGCGCATGAGCGGCGATGACCCGTTCCCGTACATCGCCAACACCGATCCGTATCTGGTCAACTTTGTGCAGATCAACGATTTCGCAAATATTGAAGAACGTTCCTGGCAGTTGCGTTATGACTACAACTTCGCTGCATTGGGCATTCCCGGCCTGACCTTCATGAGCCGTTATGTCAGCGGTGACAATGTGCGTGTGGCGGGCAGTAATTCGGGCAAGGAATGGGAGCGTAATACCGATATCGGTTATGTCATCCAGAGTGGTTCGCTGAAGAATGTCGGTATCAAACTGCGCAATGCCACCGTTCGCTCGAACTTCGGCAATGACCTGGATGAAACCCGGTTGATTCTGAGTTACACCGTCGCCCTGTGGTAAACCCGATACGCGTCAAAGACTTTCAACGATAGCGACTGTTATTTAACTGAAAAAACTTCACATGCAGCCTTTGCACGTGCGGGATGCGTGCACCCGGAAGTTACCGATAGCAAGGATGCTTTTAATCGTTGGCGACCACTCCGACAGACCGTTGTGCAACCGATCCATACGCAGAGAAACAGCGATGAGACATCTCAGGTTCAACCAGAAGATATTACTGATCGCCGCACTGGTGATCATGACGGTGTTTTGCGCATTCTCCGCGCTGAATGACGTTCGCTTGCGTGACGACAACCTACAGAGAATCGAACAGAACACACGTGCCCTCTCGGCTTCCATGGCCCATGACATTCAGAGTTGGCTGGATGGCCGTATGATTCTGATCAAGAACGTGGCCGAGTTCATCGGCCAGGATCCCACGCCCGAAAACATCCTTGGCAAGTTGCAGGGTCAGGTGTTGATGGAGCAGTTCATTGCCGGTTACGTCGGCACTCGTGACGGCAGCTTCCATATCTATCCCCCGCGCCAGATGCCTGCCGGGTACGACAGCCGGGAACGGCAGTGGTACAAGGACGCAATCGATCAGGGCACAGCGATGACCGAACCCTATGTCGGTGCAGGCATCGATTACCGGATCATCACCCAGGCGGCTGCCATTCGCTCCGGCGGGCAAACCCTGGGGGTTCTGGGTGCCAGCCTGAACATCGAGACGATTTCCCGGACCATCAATGCGCAGGAGTTCGATGGTGGCGGTTACGCCATGCTGGTGAGCAAGTCGGGCAAGATTCTGGTTCACCCGGACAAGGCGCTTATCGGCAAGACACTGGCCGACCTGTTTCCCGAACAGACGCTGGCGCTGAGCGACAGACTGGTCGAAGCCGCGTCGGTGGAGGGTCCGACATTCACCCTGTTCACGCCCATCAAGGGCCTGCCCTCGCAAGACTGGTACATCGGCATCGTGCTGGACAAGCAGGCGGCCCTGGCCAGTATTTCGGCGTTCCGCACTTCGGCGATCATTGCCACCATCGTGGCGGGCCTGATCACCCTGCTATTGCTCGGATTGCTGATGCGTGTGCTGATGAAACCCCTGCACTCGATCAACCACGCCATGGAAGACATTGCTCAGGGCGATGGCGACCTCACCCGGCGTCTGTCGATTGTCTCCCACGATGAGTTCGGGCACCTGGCCGAAAGCTTCAATCGCTTCGGCGACCGGATCCATGCCTCCATCAGCGAAGTTTCATCCACGACAAAGGCCTTGAACGAAGCCACTCGCCGGGTTCTGTCGACATCCAATTCCTCGGTGGAGAAGTCAGAGCACCAGTCGGGTTACACCACCACGGTTGCCGCGGCCATCGAAGAGCTGGGAGCCGCCGCACAGGAAATAGCTTCAAGCGCATCGTCAGCCTCAAGAGGTGCATCCAGCGCCAGAACCCAGATCGACTGGACCAGCACGCTGGTGGAAAAAACCGTCGATACGATGAGTCAGTTGCAGCAGAACATCGAAACGACCCGCACCCAGATCGAAGACCTCAACGCCAAGAGCGCCAATATCGGCAAAGTGCTGGAAGTGATTTCGACGATTTCCGGCAAGACCAACCTGCTGGCCTTGAACGCAGCCATCGAAGCAGCCAGGGCTGGGGAGGCAGGCCGTGGGTTCGCGGTGGTGGCGGACGAAGTCAGAAGCCTGGCCCATCACACTCAGGACGCGACTGAAGAAATCCGCGCAGTGATCCAGGCCTTGCAGGACGGTGCCACCCAGGCAGCCCAGACCATGCTGCTCAGCCATGAGATGGGCACCCAGAGCGTACGGGTGGCTACCGAGGCCGGGGCTAGCCTGCTGAGCGTGGTATCACGCATCAGCGAGATTGACGATGTATGCCTGACGGTCGCTGCTGCGACCGAAGAACAGACCACCGCCGTCGATCAACTGACCCGGGATGTACATGCCATCAGCCAGCTGAACCATCAGGCCACCGACAACCTGAACGCCACCCTGAAGGCCTGCGGCGAACTGGACTTTGAAGCCGGGCGGCTAAGAAATGTTGTCGAAACCTTCAAGCTGTAATGCAGCTCTCCATCCGTAGGACCGGATTTATCCGGGAAGGCTGTGTTTCTGCCGATGAAGAGGCAGAGTATGTGCAGGCCTCTTCTCGGCTGAAGCCGGTCCCACAGACTGATGCCAGCCCATCAAGCTGACGGCAGCTCCCAATCCGGTCCCACAAGCAGGAAAGCGCAGTTCTACACGCTTTTGCTGACGATCTGCCGGATCGCCCCAACGAACACATCCACCGGCTGGCCGCCGGACACAGCGTATTCGTCATTGAAGACGATGGTCGGAACCGAGCTGACGCCGCGAGAGATCCAGAGTTGTTAGGCCTCGCGCACTTCAGCAGCATATTCATCGCTGGCCAGGATGGCTTCGGCACGCAGGCGATCCAGCCCTACTTTTTGCGCCACGCCAGCCAGAGTCTGGTGGCTGGACGGGTCGCCCAGATCGGTAAAGTAAGTGGCAAGCAAGGCGTGTTTCAACGCTGGCTGCTTGCCTTCCAGTTCAGCCCAGTGCAACAGGCGATGGGCGTCGAAGGTGTTGTAGATACGACGCTCGCCCGGAGTAAAGACAAACCCCAGCTCTGCGCCACGCGCCCGGATGTTCTCGTGAATGTCGTTCATCTGCTCAGGCGTGGAGCCGTATTTCTCGGCGAGGTGTTCCTTGATGTCCTGGCCTTCGGCAACCATATCCGGGTTCAGCTCGAAGGGCTGGAAGTGAATCTGTGCCTGCACTTCATCACCCAGCGCCTCAAGGGCCTGCTCCAGCGCACTCAAGCCGATGGCGCACCACGGGCAGGAAACATCGGAAACGAAATCGATTTTCAGGGGAGTGGTCATGATGACGCTCGCGGTTGGCAGAAAACAGTCACCATACACGTGCCTCTTACAACTGCGCCATATGCCGCCCGTCTTCGTGCTGAGCCTTGAGATAGGGCAACACGGCAGCCAGCAACGGCGCCTTGAACGCCTCCTGGAAGCGATGCGCCAGACCGGGAATCAGGCGCAACTGGCTGCCCTGAATGTGAGCAGCCACATGCACGCCATGCATGACCGGCAATAGCGGATCGGCCGTGCCATGCACCACCAGCACCGGAAGGCGCAGGCGGTTGAGCAGTTCGACACGGCTGGGCTCGGCCAGAATCGCGGTGATCTGGCGCTTTACGCCTTCGGGGTTGAAAGCCCGGTCATAAGACGCGGCAGCCTGTTGCAGCAGCATGGCCCGGTCATCCTTGATCTGCGGGCTGCCCAGCGCGGCCAAAAGGTCAGCCTGTTGTTCGATAGCTATCTCGCGGTTGGGCGCACCACGGCGGGCCAGCAATTGCAGCAAGGCGGCATTGGGCATCGGCAAGCCCTGGGCGCCGGAACTGGTCATGATCAGGGTCAGGCTTTCGACCCGTTGCGGGGCCAGGTCGGCAAGGTGCTGGGCAATCATTCCGCCCATGCTCGCACCCAGCACATGGAACTGGTCCACATGCAATACATCCATCAAGCCCAGCGCATCATCGGCCATGTCGGTCAGGGAATACACCGCAGACACCGGCAAACCCAGCTTGTAGCGCAGCACTTCATACGTGAGATTGGCATCTGCCGGTGGCTGGACCCAGGACGACAGGCCGACATCGCGGTTGTCGTAGCGAATCACCCGATAGCCTTGCTGACACAGGGCAACCACCACTTCGTCCGGCCAGTGAATCAGTTGCCCGCCAAGGCCCATGACCAACAGCAAGGCAGGGTCGGACTCATCGCCGATGCTTTGATAGGCAATCCGCACTTCCTTGAGTTCGGCAATCTGTACAGGAGCACTGATATCGCATCGTGAGGCCGCAAAAGACGGCAAGCCGCACAAGAGCGCGGCCAGAAAAAGTAAAACCCGCATGAAAAACACCAAAAAACAGATCCCCAGTAGGCAACAAGTCTGATGATGTTTTTCAAAGCGCGCTGCCACAGTTGCGTGACAGTTTGATGAATCGGGATCAACGGCAACGCTGGCGCTGAAAATCCCTTACAACAGCTCGACTCGCAACTGCCGCGCTGCCGCGACCATGTTCACCAGCGCCGCTTCGGTTTCCGGCCAGCCACGGGTCTTGAGGCCGCAGTCGGGATTGATCCACAGACGCTCGGCCGGGATGCGTTGCACGGCCTTGGTCATCAACCGGACCATCTCGGCGGTGTCCGGAACCCGTGGCGAGTGAATATCGTAGACACCCGGCCCGATATCGTTCGGGTAATCGAAGGCCTCGAAAGCCTCCAGCAACTCCATGTCCGAACGCGAAGTTTCAATGGTGATCACGTCGGCATCCATGGCCGCGATGGACTCGATCACATCGTTGAATTCGCTGTAGCACATGTGGGTGTGAATCTGGGTTTCGTCACGTACGCCCGAGGCACACAGACGGAATGCTTCCACAGCCCAGTCCAGATACTCCTGCCATTGCGCCTTGCGCAGCGGAAGACCTTCACGAAAAGCAGCTTCGTCGATCTGCACGATCCTGATGCCGGCTCGCTCCAGGTCCACCACTTCGTCGCGAATCGCCAGGGCCAGTTGCTGCGCCTGGACTTTGCGCGATACGTCTTCACGGGGGAACGACCACATCAGCATGGTCACCGGGCCGGTCAGCATGCCCTTCATGACCTTGTCGGTCAGGCTCTGGGCATAGCGAATCCACTCCACCGTCATGGCCTGGGGACGACTCAGATCGCCAAATATCACCGCTGGCTTGACGCAACGCGAGCCGTAACTCTGCACCCAGCCAAAGCGGGTAAACACGTAGCCATCCAGTTGTTCGGCGAAGTATTCGACCATGTCATTGCGCTCGGCTTCACCGTGTACCAGTACATCCAGGCCCAGACGCTCCTGGACCTGCACGGAATGGCGAATTTCATGGCGCATGGCATCGGTGTAGTCATTGAGCGACAGCTTGCCTTGCTTGTACGACTGACGCGCCAGACGGATCGAAGAAGTCTGTGGGAATGAGCCAATGGTTGTCGTCGGAAAGGCTGGCAATTGCAGGTGGGCACGCTGCACTTCCATGCGTTGGGCAAAGGCTGACCGACGCTGGCTGTCGGCTGCAGTGATAGCCGACAGACGCGCCTGTACATCCGGCTTGTGGATACGCGGCGACTGCTCACGACTGGCCTGTACCGCACGGCTTTGCACCAGAGCTGCCTGCACGTCGGGACTCTGTGGCTCATTCAGCGCCTGGCTGAGCACAGCAATTTCTTCGCACTTCTGCACGGCAAATGCCAGCCAGCTTTTCAGTTCAGCGTCGAGTGTGTCTTCACGCTCCAGGTTGACCGGGCTGTGCAGCAGCGAGGACGAACCGGCAACCCACAGGTTGTCGCCAAACCGGGCCTGAGCCTGTTGCAGAGCCTCAAGGGCTTTGTCCAGATCGCAGCGCCAGACATTGCGCCCGTTGACCACGCCCAGGGACAGCACTTTATAAGTCGGCAGGCGGTCGAGCACCGTTGCAAGCTGCTCGGGAGCGCGTACCAGATCAATATGCAAACCATCCACCGGCAGGGAAACCGCCAGCCCCAGATTATCTTCCAGACCACTGAAGTAAGTGGCGATGAGTTTTTTCAGCGGTGAATATTGCAGGCTGTGATAAGTGCGCTCGAAGGCATTTTTCCAGTCCTGAGGCAGATCAAGGGTCAGGATCGGCTCGTCGATCTGTACCCACTCGACGCCTTGCCCGGCCAGGCGACCGAAGATTTCGCCATACAGCGGCAGCAGACGATCCAGCAGGTCCAGCTTGTCGAAGCTGTCTCCTTTGGCCTTGCCCAGCCACAGGTAGGTCAGCGGTCCGATCAGCACCGGCTTGACCTTGTGGCCCAGCTCATGAGCTTCATCGACTTCTTCAAACAGTTGTTCCCAGCTCAGCTGGAAACGTTGATCCCGGGAGAACTCAGGGACCAGATAGTGGTAATTGGTATCGAACCACTTGGTCAGCTCCTGGGCATATTGAGTCTTGGCCTGGGCACCGCCACAGCAAGTGCTCGCGCCACGAGCCATGGCGAACAGGGTGTCGAGGGTCGGCAGACCTGCAGCGTCTCTGGATTGGGCGAAGCGCTCGGGAATGACACCGAAGGTCAGGGAGTGGGTCAGCACCTGGTCGTACCAGGCGAAGTCGCCCACAGGCAGCAGCTCTATACCGGCGTCCTTCTGCAACTGCCAATGAGCAGCACGCAATTCACGACCTGTGGCACGCAAGCCGTCCTGATCCAGGTCGCCCTTCCAGAAGGCTTCCAGTGCTTTCTTCAATTCACGATCAGCGCCGATGCGCGGAAACCCGAGGTTGTGTGCCAGAGCCATGCTGCGTTCTCCATAAAAGATGGCGCTATTGTCGACAGCCAGGCAAACATGAGACAAACTCATTGTTTTCTTGTTGATCACAAATTTTATTCATGGAGCGCTGACGGTGCTTGAAATACGCCACCTCAAAACCCTGCACGCCTTGCGCGAGGCCGACAGCCTTGTGGAGGCAGCCGAGCGCTTGCACCTGACCCAGTCCGCCCTCTCCCATCAGTTCAA
Proteins encoded:
- the metE gene encoding 5-methyltetrahydropteroyltriglutamate--homocysteine S-methyltransferase, whose amino-acid sequence is MALAHNLGFPRIGADRELKKALEAFWKGDLDQDGLRATGRELRAAHWQLQKDAGIELLPVGDFAWYDQVLTHSLTFGVIPERFAQSRDAAGLPTLDTLFAMARGASTCCGGAQAKTQYAQELTKWFDTNYHYLVPEFSRDQRFQLSWEQLFEEVDEAHELGHKVKPVLIGPLTYLWLGKAKGDSFDKLDLLDRLLPLYGEIFGRLAGQGVEWVQIDEPILTLDLPQDWKNAFERTYHSLQYSPLKKLIATYFSGLEDNLGLAVSLPVDGLHIDLVRAPEQLATVLDRLPTYKVLSLGVVNGRNVWRCDLDKALEALQQAQARFGDNLWVAGSSSLLHSPVNLEREDTLDAELKSWLAFAVQKCEEIAVLSQALNEPQSPDVQAALVQSRAVQASREQSPRIHKPDVQARLSAITAADSQRRSAFAQRMEVQRAHLQLPAFPTTTIGSFPQTSSIRLARQSYKQGKLSLNDYTDAMRHEIRHSVQVQERLGLDVLVHGEAERNDMVEYFAEQLDGYVFTRFGWVQSYGSRCVKPAVIFGDLSRPQAMTVEWIRYAQSLTDKVMKGMLTGPVTMLMWSFPREDVSRKVQAQQLALAIRDEVVDLERAGIRIVQIDEAAFREGLPLRKAQWQEYLDWAVEAFRLCASGVRDETQIHTHMCYSEFNDVIESIAAMDADVITIETSRSDMELLEAFEAFDYPNDIGPGVYDIHSPRVPDTAEMVRLMTKAVQRIPAERLWINPDCGLKTRGWPETEAALVNMVAAARQLRVELL
- a CDS encoding alpha/beta fold hydrolase, giving the protein MRVLLFLAALLCGLPSFAASRCDISAPVQIAELKEVRIAYQSIGDESDPALLLVMGLGGQLIHWPDEVVVALCQQGYRVIRYDNRDVGLSSWVQPPADANLTYEVLRYKLGLPVSAVYSLTDMADDALGLMDVLHVDQFHVLGASMGGMIAQHLADLAPQRVESLTLIMTSSGAQGLPMPNAALLQLLARRGAPNREIAIEQQADLLAALGSPQIKDDRAMLLQQAAASYDRAFNPEGVKRQITAILAEPSRVELLNRLRLPVLVVHGTADPLLPVMHGVHVAAHIQGSQLRLIPGLAHRFQEAFKAPLLAAVLPYLKAQHEDGRHMAQL
- a CDS encoding OprD family porin, whose amino-acid sequence is MSINKTFALVSTCALFIPMTASADFIADSKASIDLRNFYFNRDFRNGPPTAQRDSAQEWAQGAMLKFESGYTAGTLGLGIDALGMVGLKLDGGDGSGGTGLLPADLSSRNGRGSQDEYSKLELTAKAKVSETVLKVGSLAFRTPVVSSNDTRLLPSTFEGAMLTSKDIDKLVLQGGKLEQIKFNSSSNYQDFTGNRIGGVSDDFNFAGGTYNFSKTLSTSLYYGNLENVYRQFFGGVVYEIPLATQQSLKFDLRYSKSTEDGNFRNLDNRAANGMLSYTLGSNVFSAAYQRMSGDDPFPYIANTDPYLVNFVQINDFANIEERSWQLRYDYNFAALGIPGLTFMSRYVSGDNVRVAGSNSGKEWERNTDIGYVIQSGSLKNVGIKLRNATVRSNFGNDLDETRLILSYTVALW
- a CDS encoding methyl-accepting chemotaxis protein, which encodes MRHLRFNQKILLIAALVIMTVFCAFSALNDVRLRDDNLQRIEQNTRALSASMAHDIQSWLDGRMILIKNVAEFIGQDPTPENILGKLQGQVLMEQFIAGYVGTRDGSFHIYPPRQMPAGYDSRERQWYKDAIDQGTAMTEPYVGAGIDYRIITQAAAIRSGGQTLGVLGASLNIETISRTINAQEFDGGGYAMLVSKSGKILVHPDKALIGKTLADLFPEQTLALSDRLVEAASVEGPTFTLFTPIKGLPSQDWYIGIVLDKQAALASISAFRTSAIIATIVAGLITLLLLGLLMRVLMKPLHSINHAMEDIAQGDGDLTRRLSIVSHDEFGHLAESFNRFGDRIHASISEVSSTTKALNEATRRVLSTSNSSVEKSEHQSGYTTTVAAAIEELGAAAQEIASSASSASRGASSARTQIDWTSTLVEKTVDTMSQLQQNIETTRTQIEDLNAKSANIGKVLEVISTISGKTNLLALNAAIEAARAGEAGRGFAVVADEVRSLAHHTQDATEEIRAVIQALQDGATQAAQTMLLSHEMGTQSVRVATEAGASLLSVVSRISEIDDVCLTVAAATEEQTTAVDQLTRDVHAISQLNHQATDNLNATLKACGELDFEAGRLRNVVETFKL
- a CDS encoding acetyl/propionyl/methylcrotonyl-CoA carboxylase subunit alpha, giving the protein MKKVLIANRGEIAVRIARACRDYGIASVAVYADADIDALHVRQADEAYALNGERPSDSYLNIEKLLAVASRAGADAIHPGYGFLSERADFARAVIDAGLTWIGPDPSTIDALGDKVQARRIALKVGAPLVAGTEDPVKDASEVVAFAEQHGLPIAIKAAFGGGGRGLKVAWKLEEVSELYESAVREAVAAFGRGECFVERFLDRPRHIEAQIIADRHGRVVVVGTRDCSLQRRNQKLIEEAPAPYLDEALRQRIHDSARDICAEAGYVGAGTVEFLLSGDGTLSFLEVNTRLQVEHPVTEETSGIDLVIEQLRVAEGLPLSFEGTPTPRGHSFEFRINAEDAGNGFLPTPGAIDLFQAPSGPGVRLDTGVVEGSRVSPNFDSMIAKLIVTGATREQAIRRARRALAEFRVDGVATVLPFHRAVMDHDDFTAANTFAVHTRWIETDFAEKVTIAPRSAASADPGVLRTFVEIDGKRHELGLPAALLRGVSLNAADPGTESVATAQAHDPQAIVTPVAGNLHAWVVADGESVQAGQVIAVMEAMKMETSILAPCAGQLQIAEQPGSYFEAKSRIGRIETTL